A genome region from Erigeron canadensis isolate Cc75 chromosome 3, C_canadensis_v1, whole genome shotgun sequence includes the following:
- the LOC122593815 gene encoding probable pre-mRNA-splicing factor ATP-dependent RNA helicase DEAH9 isoform X1 has product MAQFWKPGTAKPRLLDDEEGGVLFYSAAPSSSTYNIEKQRERLPVYRYRESILYLVETHSTTIIVGETGSGKTTQIPQYLKEAGWADGGRVIACTQPRRLAVQSVAARLAEEMRVNLGEEVGYTIRFEDVTNSDLTRIKFLTDGVLLREMMDDPLLSMYSVIMVDEAHERSLSTDILLGLLKKIQRRRPELRLIIASATIEAKSMAAFFETRKRRPRSEGEDHGLQTEPAILSVEGRGFNVEIFYSEEPVSDYLQATVSTVMSIHDKEPMGDILVFLTGQDEIDTAVQMITEEALNSGKSSLVSGLIVLPLYSGLTRADQDLVFSPSPRGKRKVVISTNIAETSLTLEGIVYVVDSGFSKQRFYNPITDIENLVVAPISKASARQRAGRAGRVRPGKCYRLYTEDYFVNEMSSHGIPEMQRSNLVSSVIQLKALGIDNILGFDWPASPSPEAMVRALEVLYSLGVLDDDAKLTSPVGFQVAELPLDPMISKMIIASDQLGCSEEIITVSAILSVQSIWISVKGQRELDEAKLRFAAAEGDHVTFLNVYKGFLQSNKSSKWCHRNCINYQAMKKVMEVREQLRKIAQRLGLSLKSCENDMQVLRRAVTAGFFANACRLEPYSHNGTYKTVRSSQEVYIHPSSVLFRVNPKWVVYHSLVSTDRQYMRNVISIDPSWLREAAPHFYQQQPLNTNRH; this is encoded by the exons atggCGCAGTTTTGGAAGCCAGGAACAGCGAAACCACGGCTACTCGACGACGAAGAAGGCGGCGTTCTATTCTACTCTGCCGCTCCCTCATCATCCAc ATATAATATAGAGAAACAGAGGGAGAGATTACCAGTGTATAGATACAGGGAATCTATATTGTATCTAGTGGAAACTCATTCCACTACTATCATTGTTGGTGAAACTGGCAGTGGTAAAACCACTCAAATCCCTCAG TACCTTAAGGAAGCAGGCTGGGCTGATGGCGGGCGCGTTATTGCATGCACTCAACCAAGACGGTTGGCTGTGCAG AGTGTTGCTGCTAGGTTGGCCGAAGAAATGAGAGTTAACCTTGGGGAGGAAGTTGGTTATACTATCCGATTTGAGGATGTGACAAATTCA GACTTGACTAGGATCAAGTTTCTCACGGATGGAGTATTACTCAGAGAAATGATGGATGACCCTCTTTTAAGCATGTACAG TGTAATTATGGTAGATGAAGCTCACGAGAGATCCCTTTCAACAGACATATTGTTGGGTCTTCTGAAAAAG ATACAACGACGTAGGCCTGAGTTGCGCCTGATTATAGCATCGGCCACTATTGAAGCAAAATCAATGGCTGCTTTTTTCGAGACCAG GAAAAGACGGCCTCGATCGGAAGGAGAAGATCATGGACTGCAGACAGAACCTGCTATTTTGTCTGTTGAG GGTAGAGGATTTAATGTAGAGATTTTCTACTCCGAGGAGCCTGTTTCAGATTATCTCCAAGCTACTGTTTCTACAGTGATGTCAATACATGACAAG GAGCCAATGGGAGATATTCTTGTCTTTTTAACTGGGCAAGATGAGATCGATACTGCAGTTCAAATGATCACAGAAGAGGCATTAAATAGTGGCAAGTCATCTTTAG TTTCAGGGCTGATTGTTTTGCCTTTGTACTCGGGACTCACTCGTGCGGATCAG GACTTGGTGTTTTCTCCTTCCCCTCGAGGTAAAAGGAAGGTGGTAATATCAACAAATATAGCAGAGACATCCCTTACGTTGGAG GGCATTGTTTATGTTGTTGACAGTGGTTTCTCAAAACAGCGGTTCTACAACCCG ATTACCGATATAGAGAATCTTGTAGTGGCACCAATATCTAAAGCATCTGCTAGGCAAAGGGCTGGGAGGGCTGGCCGTGTACGGCCTGGAAAGTGTTACAG GCTTTATACAGAAGATTATTTTGTCAATGAGATGTCTTCACATGGGATTCCTGAGAtgcaaagatcaaaccttgtttCTAGTGTGATTCAG TTAAAAGCGTTAGGTATTGATAACATCTTAGGGTTCGATTGGCCAGCATCACCATCACCTGAAGCAATGGTTAGGGCTCTTGAAGTACTTTATTCGCTCGGAGTTCTTGATGATGATGCTAAACTTACTTCACCAGTGGGATTCCAAGTTGCAGAGCTACCATTG GATCCCATGATATCAAAGATGATCATAGCTTCCGACCAACTTGGATGCTCCGAGGAAATCATCACAGTGTCTGCTATCCTGTCAGTTCAG TCAATATGGATCTCAGTTAAGGGGCAGAGGGAGCTGGATGAAGCCAAATTGAGGTTTGCGGCAGCAGAG GGTGATCACGTGACCTTCCTCAATGTATACAAGGGATTTCTCCAGTCAAATAAATCTTCTAAATGGTGTCACAGAAACTGTATCAATTACCAGGCAATG aaAAAAGTAATGGAAGTTAGAGAACAGCTAAGAAAAATAGCACAGAGACTAGGGTTATCCTTAAAATCATGTGAAAATGATATgcag GTACTACGAAGGGCGGTGACTGCTGGATTTTTTGCTAATGCATGTCGTTTAGAG CCATACAGTCATAATGGGACGTATAAGACTGTCAGGAGCTCACAAGAAGTTTACATCCATCCATCATCTGTATTGTTCAG GGTGAACCCAAAATGGGTTGTATATCATTCGCTAGTGTCAACTGATCGTCAGTACATGCGCAATGTCATCTCTATTGATCCTTCTTGGTTACGTGAGGCTGCACCTCACTTTTATCAGCAACAACCTCTGAATACTAACCGTCACTAG
- the LOC122593815 gene encoding probable pre-mRNA-splicing factor ATP-dependent RNA helicase DEAH9 isoform X2 — MAQFWKPGTAKPRLLDDEEGGVLFYSAAPSSSTYNIEKQRERLPVYRYRESILYLVETHSTTIIVGETGSGKTTQIPQYLKEAGWADGGRVIACTQPRRLAVQSVAARLAEEMRVNLGEEVGYTIRFEDVTNSDLTRIKFLTDGVLLREMMDDPLLSMYSVIMVDEAHERSLSTDILLGLLKKIQRRRPELRLIIASATIEAKSMAAFFETRKRRPRSEGEDHGLQTEPAILSVEGRGFNVEIFYSEEPVSDYLQATVSTVMSIHDKEPMGDILVFLTGQDEIDTAVQMITEEALNSGKSSLGLIVLPLYSGLTRADQDLVFSPSPRGKRKVVISTNIAETSLTLEGIVYVVDSGFSKQRFYNPITDIENLVVAPISKASARQRAGRAGRVRPGKCYRLYTEDYFVNEMSSHGIPEMQRSNLVSSVIQLKALGIDNILGFDWPASPSPEAMVRALEVLYSLGVLDDDAKLTSPVGFQVAELPLDPMISKMIIASDQLGCSEEIITVSAILSVQSIWISVKGQRELDEAKLRFAAAEGDHVTFLNVYKGFLQSNKSSKWCHRNCINYQAMKKVMEVREQLRKIAQRLGLSLKSCENDMQVLRRAVTAGFFANACRLEPYSHNGTYKTVRSSQEVYIHPSSVLFRVNPKWVVYHSLVSTDRQYMRNVISIDPSWLREAAPHFYQQQPLNTNRH, encoded by the exons atggCGCAGTTTTGGAAGCCAGGAACAGCGAAACCACGGCTACTCGACGACGAAGAAGGCGGCGTTCTATTCTACTCTGCCGCTCCCTCATCATCCAc ATATAATATAGAGAAACAGAGGGAGAGATTACCAGTGTATAGATACAGGGAATCTATATTGTATCTAGTGGAAACTCATTCCACTACTATCATTGTTGGTGAAACTGGCAGTGGTAAAACCACTCAAATCCCTCAG TACCTTAAGGAAGCAGGCTGGGCTGATGGCGGGCGCGTTATTGCATGCACTCAACCAAGACGGTTGGCTGTGCAG AGTGTTGCTGCTAGGTTGGCCGAAGAAATGAGAGTTAACCTTGGGGAGGAAGTTGGTTATACTATCCGATTTGAGGATGTGACAAATTCA GACTTGACTAGGATCAAGTTTCTCACGGATGGAGTATTACTCAGAGAAATGATGGATGACCCTCTTTTAAGCATGTACAG TGTAATTATGGTAGATGAAGCTCACGAGAGATCCCTTTCAACAGACATATTGTTGGGTCTTCTGAAAAAG ATACAACGACGTAGGCCTGAGTTGCGCCTGATTATAGCATCGGCCACTATTGAAGCAAAATCAATGGCTGCTTTTTTCGAGACCAG GAAAAGACGGCCTCGATCGGAAGGAGAAGATCATGGACTGCAGACAGAACCTGCTATTTTGTCTGTTGAG GGTAGAGGATTTAATGTAGAGATTTTCTACTCCGAGGAGCCTGTTTCAGATTATCTCCAAGCTACTGTTTCTACAGTGATGTCAATACATGACAAG GAGCCAATGGGAGATATTCTTGTCTTTTTAACTGGGCAAGATGAGATCGATACTGCAGTTCAAATGATCACAGAAGAGGCATTAAATAGTGGCAAGTCATCTTTAG GGCTGATTGTTTTGCCTTTGTACTCGGGACTCACTCGTGCGGATCAG GACTTGGTGTTTTCTCCTTCCCCTCGAGGTAAAAGGAAGGTGGTAATATCAACAAATATAGCAGAGACATCCCTTACGTTGGAG GGCATTGTTTATGTTGTTGACAGTGGTTTCTCAAAACAGCGGTTCTACAACCCG ATTACCGATATAGAGAATCTTGTAGTGGCACCAATATCTAAAGCATCTGCTAGGCAAAGGGCTGGGAGGGCTGGCCGTGTACGGCCTGGAAAGTGTTACAG GCTTTATACAGAAGATTATTTTGTCAATGAGATGTCTTCACATGGGATTCCTGAGAtgcaaagatcaaaccttgtttCTAGTGTGATTCAG TTAAAAGCGTTAGGTATTGATAACATCTTAGGGTTCGATTGGCCAGCATCACCATCACCTGAAGCAATGGTTAGGGCTCTTGAAGTACTTTATTCGCTCGGAGTTCTTGATGATGATGCTAAACTTACTTCACCAGTGGGATTCCAAGTTGCAGAGCTACCATTG GATCCCATGATATCAAAGATGATCATAGCTTCCGACCAACTTGGATGCTCCGAGGAAATCATCACAGTGTCTGCTATCCTGTCAGTTCAG TCAATATGGATCTCAGTTAAGGGGCAGAGGGAGCTGGATGAAGCCAAATTGAGGTTTGCGGCAGCAGAG GGTGATCACGTGACCTTCCTCAATGTATACAAGGGATTTCTCCAGTCAAATAAATCTTCTAAATGGTGTCACAGAAACTGTATCAATTACCAGGCAATG aaAAAAGTAATGGAAGTTAGAGAACAGCTAAGAAAAATAGCACAGAGACTAGGGTTATCCTTAAAATCATGTGAAAATGATATgcag GTACTACGAAGGGCGGTGACTGCTGGATTTTTTGCTAATGCATGTCGTTTAGAG CCATACAGTCATAATGGGACGTATAAGACTGTCAGGAGCTCACAAGAAGTTTACATCCATCCATCATCTGTATTGTTCAG GGTGAACCCAAAATGGGTTGTATATCATTCGCTAGTGTCAACTGATCGTCAGTACATGCGCAATGTCATCTCTATTGATCCTTCTTGGTTACGTGAGGCTGCACCTCACTTTTATCAGCAACAACCTCTGAATACTAACCGTCACTAG
- the LOC122593815 gene encoding probable pre-mRNA-splicing factor ATP-dependent RNA helicase DEAH9 isoform X3 produces MHSTKTVGCAGLRTKITCGYEFVSGTCFQSVAARLAEEMRVNLGEEVGYTIRFEDVTNSDLTRIKFLTDGVLLREMMDDPLLSMYSVIMVDEAHERSLSTDILLGLLKKIQRRRPELRLIIASATIEAKSMAAFFETRKRRPRSEGEDHGLQTEPAILSVEGRGFNVEIFYSEEPVSDYLQATVSTVMSIHDKEPMGDILVFLTGQDEIDTAVQMITEEALNSGKSSLVSGLIVLPLYSGLTRADQDLVFSPSPRGKRKVVISTNIAETSLTLEGIVYVVDSGFSKQRFYNPITDIENLVVAPISKASARQRAGRAGRVRPGKCYRLYTEDYFVNEMSSHGIPEMQRSNLVSSVIQLKALGIDNILGFDWPASPSPEAMVRALEVLYSLGVLDDDAKLTSPVGFQVAELPLDPMISKMIIASDQLGCSEEIITVSAILSVQSIWISVKGQRELDEAKLRFAAAEGDHVTFLNVYKGFLQSNKSSKWCHRNCINYQAMKKVMEVREQLRKIAQRLGLSLKSCENDMQVLRRAVTAGFFANACRLEPYSHNGTYKTVRSSQEVYIHPSSVLFRVNPKWVVYHSLVSTDRQYMRNVISIDPSWLREAAPHFYQQQPLNTNRH; encoded by the exons ATGCACTCAACCAAGACGGTTGGCTGTGCAG GTTTGCGCACTAAAATAACATGTGGTTATGAGTTTGTATCGGGAACATGTTTTCAGAGTGTTGCTGCTAGGTTGGCCGAAGAAATGAGAGTTAACCTTGGGGAGGAAGTTGGTTATACTATCCGATTTGAGGATGTGACAAATTCA GACTTGACTAGGATCAAGTTTCTCACGGATGGAGTATTACTCAGAGAAATGATGGATGACCCTCTTTTAAGCATGTACAG TGTAATTATGGTAGATGAAGCTCACGAGAGATCCCTTTCAACAGACATATTGTTGGGTCTTCTGAAAAAG ATACAACGACGTAGGCCTGAGTTGCGCCTGATTATAGCATCGGCCACTATTGAAGCAAAATCAATGGCTGCTTTTTTCGAGACCAG GAAAAGACGGCCTCGATCGGAAGGAGAAGATCATGGACTGCAGACAGAACCTGCTATTTTGTCTGTTGAG GGTAGAGGATTTAATGTAGAGATTTTCTACTCCGAGGAGCCTGTTTCAGATTATCTCCAAGCTACTGTTTCTACAGTGATGTCAATACATGACAAG GAGCCAATGGGAGATATTCTTGTCTTTTTAACTGGGCAAGATGAGATCGATACTGCAGTTCAAATGATCACAGAAGAGGCATTAAATAGTGGCAAGTCATCTTTAG TTTCAGGGCTGATTGTTTTGCCTTTGTACTCGGGACTCACTCGTGCGGATCAG GACTTGGTGTTTTCTCCTTCCCCTCGAGGTAAAAGGAAGGTGGTAATATCAACAAATATAGCAGAGACATCCCTTACGTTGGAG GGCATTGTTTATGTTGTTGACAGTGGTTTCTCAAAACAGCGGTTCTACAACCCG ATTACCGATATAGAGAATCTTGTAGTGGCACCAATATCTAAAGCATCTGCTAGGCAAAGGGCTGGGAGGGCTGGCCGTGTACGGCCTGGAAAGTGTTACAG GCTTTATACAGAAGATTATTTTGTCAATGAGATGTCTTCACATGGGATTCCTGAGAtgcaaagatcaaaccttgtttCTAGTGTGATTCAG TTAAAAGCGTTAGGTATTGATAACATCTTAGGGTTCGATTGGCCAGCATCACCATCACCTGAAGCAATGGTTAGGGCTCTTGAAGTACTTTATTCGCTCGGAGTTCTTGATGATGATGCTAAACTTACTTCACCAGTGGGATTCCAAGTTGCAGAGCTACCATTG GATCCCATGATATCAAAGATGATCATAGCTTCCGACCAACTTGGATGCTCCGAGGAAATCATCACAGTGTCTGCTATCCTGTCAGTTCAG TCAATATGGATCTCAGTTAAGGGGCAGAGGGAGCTGGATGAAGCCAAATTGAGGTTTGCGGCAGCAGAG GGTGATCACGTGACCTTCCTCAATGTATACAAGGGATTTCTCCAGTCAAATAAATCTTCTAAATGGTGTCACAGAAACTGTATCAATTACCAGGCAATG aaAAAAGTAATGGAAGTTAGAGAACAGCTAAGAAAAATAGCACAGAGACTAGGGTTATCCTTAAAATCATGTGAAAATGATATgcag GTACTACGAAGGGCGGTGACTGCTGGATTTTTTGCTAATGCATGTCGTTTAGAG CCATACAGTCATAATGGGACGTATAAGACTGTCAGGAGCTCACAAGAAGTTTACATCCATCCATCATCTGTATTGTTCAG GGTGAACCCAAAATGGGTTGTATATCATTCGCTAGTGTCAACTGATCGTCAGTACATGCGCAATGTCATCTCTATTGATCCTTCTTGGTTACGTGAGGCTGCACCTCACTTTTATCAGCAACAACCTCTGAATACTAACCGTCACTAG
- the LOC122593972 gene encoding glutamate receptor 2.7-like gives MPSNALSVYSNLNIILLILTTILVSDVSVTLALNRTTNIGAIIDEGSRAGKEQKTAIEIAVQKLNSGSKDDRKLAIHFKNSSGDPLEAASAAKDLIEKQNVRVIIGTDSWEETTIIAKTGQNAQIPVLSPATITNLQPISHSLQWPFLVQMTNLDMSDEINCITSIVQAYNWKRVVVVYEDNIYGGEYGAISLLSESLQKIGFMIESRVVVPHFTSSFDPKETIRDNLVEVLTTMQSRVFIVLKSSLQSTTRVFEEANKLGLMGQDSVWILGDGFSSLLDSIDPSVVQLVQGAIGIKTFYSDKDTKFLDFKSNFKTIFRSNYATEDKFEPGIYALRAYDSIETISQALHHLENLSDTSSEFSEKLLDAILSSDFSGLTGKIAFQDGKLSDRQIFQLVNIVGKSYKELGFWSDETGFSSNLGSQDKLNPRQLAINWPGNLIQRYPKGWAMPNNAKKMKIGVPDQTSFDRFVKVERVKSSNETRYSGFCIAVFEAVVATLGKRYGYTLTYEFVNHSGSYDDMVKQVYYKSYDAVVGDVTILENRSRYVDFTQPFTESGLSMVVPVKSEPQRAWKFMRPFTVEMWLATFGILFYTMFVIWFMEHQVNQEFRGPWKDQLGTALWFTFSSLFFAHKEKIRSNHSKAVVVMWLFVVFILTSSYTASLTSTLTVRMLEPTVRDIEWIRKTNAPVGCDPDSFVGKYLREVLHLSNIKNISTQGEYPGNFKSGNITAAFLELSYQKYFLQEYCNEYKAVGPSYKFGGLGFVFPKDSPITDDVSQAILYLLEEGKIRDLEKEWLDNSQSCTNSNPGLESERLSLANFWGIFLISALASTINLLIFLYRLLHNRIEQRIISFNGSRYSNESRWRRAVRLIRIVLSLNHNQIQPRQSPESMNQWDGRNPPRWELVSPTEVPEHLEIGRPTQLELPMRKMDHIGEDFQLE, from the exons ATGCCTTCTAATGCACTTTCAGTATATTCAAACCTCAACATAATTCTTCTCATCTTAACAACAATACTTGTATCAGATGTTTCAGTCACACTAGCTCTAAACCGAACCACAAACATAGGAGCGATCATCGACGAAGGTTCTCGAGCAGGCAAAGAACAAAAAACAGCAATCGAAATCGCAGTCCAAAAGCTCAATTCTGGTTCCAAAGATGATCGCAAGCTTGCTATTCATTTCAAAAACTCTAGTGGAGACCCTCTTGAAGCTGCTTCAGCAG CAAAAGATttgattgaaaaacaaaatgtacgGGTAATAATCGGGACAGATTCATGGGAGGAAACTACCATAATAGCAAAAACAGGACAAAATGCTCAAATCCCGGTTCTTTCTCCAGCCACGATCACAAATTTACAACCTATATCGCATAGTCTTCAATGGCCATTCTTGGTACAAATGACCAATCTAGATATGTCGGATGAGATAAACTGCATAACGTCTATCGTTCAAGCATATAACTGGAAAAGGGTTGTAGTGGTTTATGAAGACAACATATATGGTGGTGAATATGGGGCTATATCATTATTATCCGAGTCACTACAAAAGATTGGTTTCATGATTGAAAGCCGTGTGGTTGTTCCTCATTTTACTTCATCATTCGATCCAAAAGAGACCATTCGTGACAATTTAGTGGAAGTCTTGACAACGATGCAATCAAGGGTTTTCATTGTGTTGAAGTCTTCTTTACAGTCCACAACCCGGGTATTTGAAGAGGCTAATAAGTTAGGACTAATGGGCCAAGACTCTGTTTGGATTCTAGGAGATGGTTTTTCAAGTTTGCTTGATTCTATAGACCCTTCGGTTGTTCAACTCGTGCAAGGTGCTATAGGCATTAAGACGTTCTATTCTGACAAAGATACAAAATTTCTAGACTTCAAATCTAACTTCAAGACGATATTTAGATCAAACTATGCCACAGAAGATAAATTTGAGCCCGGAATTTATGCTTTACGAGCATATGATAGCATAGAAACTATCTCGCAAGCATTACATCATTTAGAGAATTTAAGCGATACTAGCAGTGAATTCTCAGAGAAGTTGCTAGACGCAATTCTATCTAGCGACTTCTCTGGTTTGACCGGTAAGATAGCTTTTCAAGATGGAAAGCTATCAGACCGTCAAATATTTCAACTAGTAAACATTGTTGGAAAAAGTTACAAAGAGTTGGGATTTTGGTCAGATGAGACAGGTTTTTCCAGTAATCTTGGATCGCAAGATAAACTTAACCCAAGACAATTAGCCATAAATTGGCCTGGCAATTTAATACAGAGATATCCTAAGGGATGGGCAATGCCGAATAATGCTAAGAAAATGAAGATTGGGGTTCCAGATCAGACATCGTTTGATAGATTCGTGAAAGTGGAACGGGTGAAGAGTTCAAACGAGACAAGATATTCTGGTTTTTGTATCGCAGTTTTTGAGGCCGTGGTTGCCACTTTGGGAAAGCGATATGGTTACACGTTAACTTATGAGTTTGTAAACCATTCAGGCTCCTACGACGATATGGTTAAACAAGTCTACTATAAG AGCTATGATGCTGTTGTGGGTGATGTTACGATACTGGAAAATCGTTCAAGGTACGTTGACTTTACACAACCCTTTACTGAGTCAGGGTTGTCAATGGTAGTGCCCGTGAAATCAGAACCGCAAAGGGCATGGAAGTTTATGAGACCATTCACAGTGGAGATGTGGTTAGCCACATTTGGCATCTTGTTCTACACAATGTTCGTGATCTGGTTCATGGAACATCAAGTGAACCAAGAGTTTAGAGGACCATGGAAGGATCAACTTGGAACTGCGTTGTGGTTCACgttctcttctcttttctttgcTCATA AAGAGAAGATACGAAGCAATCACAGTAAGGCGGTCGTTGTGATGTGGCTATTTGTCGTGTTCATTTTAACCTCTAGCTACACTGCCAGCCTGACTTCAACACTCACGGTTCGTATGCTAGAGCCCACGGTGAGGGATATAGAGTGGATAAGAAAAACTAATGCACCAGTGGGATGTGATCCTGATTCGTTTGTGGGCAAGTACTTAAGGGAGGTTCTACATCTGAGTAACATCAAGAATATATCGACCCAGGGTGAATACCCGGGCAACTTTAAAAGCGGAAACATAACTGCTGCCTTTCTCGAACTCTCTTATCAGAAATACTTTCTCCAAGAGTATTGCAACGAGTACAAAGCTGTTGGACCTTCGTACAAGTTTGGAGGTTTAGGCTTT GTCTTTCCAAAGGATTCTCCAATAACGGATGATGTCTCGCAAGCTATTTTATATCTCTTGGAAGAAGGCAAGATTCGCGACCTGGAAAAAGAATGGCTTGATAACTCCCAAAGCTGCACCAATTCCAATCCCGGGTTGGAATCAGAAAGACTAAGCCTCGCTAACTTTTGGGGAATATTCCTCATTTCGGCTCTTGCTTCAACtataaacttactaattttcCTTTACCGGCTACTACATAACCGCATTGAGCAACGGATTATTAGCTTTAATGGCTCTCGTTATTCCAACGAAAGTCGCTGGAGAAGAGCAGTCAGACTTATTCGAATAGTGCTTAGCTTGAATCATAATCAAATCCAGCCAAGACAAAGTCCAGAATCAATGAACCAATGGGATGGAAGGAACCCACCAAGATGGGAATTAGTAAGCCCCACTGAGGTCCCCGAGCATTTGGAAATTGGCAGACCTACTCAACTAGAATTACCGATGAGAAAAATGGATCATATTGGAGAAGATTTCCAATTGGAATGA